One genomic region from Branchiostoma lanceolatum isolate klBraLanc5 chromosome 7, klBraLanc5.hap2, whole genome shotgun sequence encodes:
- the LOC136439031 gene encoding TLC domain-containing protein 4-A-like, with the protein MTNKCILCDVARTSIRLFTIRCSLVEVSLLSTMEALRIVEYYTAAVVWCVVYGIVFKYISPWLSFRLSKTYRQLTLGQRIDWDSRITSTLNSLITGPISVYLILSDNELGDNPIWGHSRPALHLLAMMVGYTLTDLLILLYYYSYWKHMGALEYAGYIAHHVGVLVAYIMCCLTFGNLAYFAVFRLTCENSTLFVNTKWLLDTKGFSKSSKPYVVNGLALALSWFVFRIAAIPPYWYVVYTVYGTAQYNRLLVLNKYIWIVTCLVLDVLNIKWFSRIVRGAKRILQKSKQAHSE; encoded by the exons TTTACCATTCGCTGTTCCTTGGTTGAAGTCAGTCTACTCTCTACAATGGAGGCCCTGCGCATTGTGGAGTACTACACAGCGGCAGTTGTGTGGTGCGTGGTGTATGGCATCGTCTTTAAGTACATCAGCCCCTGGCTGTCTTTCCGTCTGTCCAAAACCTACAGACAGCTCACGCTTGGGCAGAGGATTGACTGGGACAGCAG GATAACTTCCACGCTGAATTCCCTGATCACTGGGCCCATCTCCGTCTACCTTATCCTCAGTGATAATGAACTGGGCGATAACCCAATATG GGGTCACTCTCGACCAGCACTGCACCTACTGGCCATGATGGTTGGCTACACTCTGACAG ATCTGCTAATCTTGCTGTACTACTACTCCTACTGGAAGCACATGGGTGCACTGGAGTACGCCGGCTACATAGCGCATCACGTGGGGGTACTTGTGGCGTACATCATGTGTTGTCTG ACGTTTGGTAACTTAGCTTACTTCGCCGTCTTCCGCCTCACCTGTGAAAACTCGACGTTGTTCGTCAACACCAA GTGGCTGTTGGACACAAAGGGTTTCAGTAAGTCCTCCAAGCCGTACGTGGTGAACGGCCTAGCGCTCGCCCTGTCCTGGTTCGTGTTCCGGATCGCGGCGATCCCGCCGTACTGGTACGTGGTGTATACGGTGTACGGTACCGCACAGTACAACCGGCTGCTGGTCCTCAACAAGTACATCTGGATAGTCACGTGCCTGGTGCTGGACGTCCTCAACATCAAGTGGTTCAGCAGGATCGTCAGAGGCGCAAAGAGAATCTTACAGAAGTCGAAACAGGCACACAGCGAATAG